Proteins found in one Dermochelys coriacea isolate rDerCor1 chromosome 17, rDerCor1.pri.v4, whole genome shotgun sequence genomic segment:
- the TMEM199 gene encoding transmembrane protein 199 — protein sequence MASSIVAGERLVRAAASASGELGRLPRELRAELEAALGAQATGRGPLVPFSLLRKLQGALRQAGSPVYLHELLEGSEIYLPEVEKPPRNPELVARLEKIKAKLANEEYKRITRNINCQELNRYGTLADLGRQVRSMKAVVITIFNFIVTVVAAFACTYLGSQYIFTEMAARVLSAVIVASVVGLAELYVMVRTMEGELGGL from the exons ATGGCGTCCTCCATAGTGGCGGGGGAGCGGCTGGTGCGGGCGGCGGCCTCCGCCAGCGGGGAGCTCGGGCGGCTTCCCCGCGAGCTGCGGGCGGAGCTGGAGGCCGCTTTGGGGGCCCAGGCTACCGGGCGCGGCCCCCTCGTCCCCTTCAGCCTGCTCCGGAAGCTGCAGGGCGCCCTGCGCCAGGCGG GTTCTCCTGTGTATCTCCATGAGCTACTGGAAGGCAGCGAGATCTATCTCCCTGAAGTGGAGAAACCTCCAAGG AATCCAGAGCTGGTGGCCCGTCTGGAGAAGATAAAGGCTAAGCTAGCCAATGAGGAATACAAGCGGATAACAAGAAACATCAACTGTCAG GAACTGAACCGGTACGGGACTCTGGCTGACTTGGGAAGGCAAG TTAGGTCCATGAAAGCCGTGGTCATCACCATATTCAATTTCATTGTCacagtggtggctgcatttgcCTGCACATACCTGGGCAGCCAGTACATCTTCACAGAAATGGCAGCG CGTGTGCTGTCGGCTGTGATCGTGGCCTCAGTGGTGGGCTTGGCTGAACTGTACGTGATGGTGCGGACCATGGAAGGGGAGCTCGGGGGATTGTAG